A DNA window from Desulfatiglans sp. contains the following coding sequences:
- the miaA gene encoding tRNA (adenosine(37)-N6)-dimethylallyltransferase MiaA, translated as MNTDKRKIVIITGPTATGKSCLAVKLALELNGEIVNCDSMQVYKGMDIGTAKPAHSERMGIPHHLIDIVNPDEEFNASLYREHALHVIHDILNRNRVCLVVGGTGLYIKSLLGGLFDCPQSDPDIRARLLNEYDKQGKKALYERLKQVDPESAATIHPNDRVRVTRAIEVFELTGMPFSKMVSGHLFADCGFSTLKMCLFIERDILYERINARSASMFESGIVEETERLLNKGYAPDLKPLKSIGYRHAIEYLQGRAGYNESVDSLRQDTRRYAKRQLTWFRADPEMIWCSPDNHAEILKNIKDFI; from the coding sequence ATGAATACAGATAAAAGAAAAATAGTTATTATCACAGGCCCGACTGCTACAGGAAAGAGCTGCCTTGCTGTAAAACTGGCCCTTGAATTAAACGGAGAAATAGTAAACTGTGATTCCATGCAGGTATATAAAGGCATGGATATCGGCACTGCAAAACCTGCTCATTCCGAAAGGATGGGCATACCTCATCACCTGATCGATATAGTAAACCCTGATGAGGAGTTTAATGCATCCCTGTACAGGGAGCATGCACTGCATGTTATACATGATATCTTAAATAGAAACAGGGTATGCCTTGTTGTCGGTGGCACTGGGCTCTACATCAAAAGCCTGCTGGGCGGTCTGTTTGACTGCCCTCAGAGTGATCCTGATATCAGGGCTCGTCTACTCAATGAATATGATAAGCAGGGTAAAAAAGCCCTTTATGAAAGGCTTAAACAGGTTGATCCTGAATCTGCTGCCACTATTCACCCAAATGACAGGGTACGGGTTACAAGGGCCATCGAGGTATTTGAATTAACCGGAATGCCATTTTCAAAAATGGTATCAGGCCATTTATTTGCTGACTGCGGATTTTCAACCCTTAAGATGTGCCTTTTTATTGAAAGGGATATCCTTTATGAACGCATAAATGCCCGAAGCGCCAGCATGTTTGAATCAGGCATTGTTGAAGAGACAGAGAGACTTCTTAACAAAGGTTATGCACCTGATCTTAAGCCATTAAAAAGTATAGGTTACAGGCATGCAATAGAATATCTTCAGGGCAGGGCAGGGTATAATGAATCAGTGGATTCTCTCAGGCAAGACACAAGGAGATATGCAAAACGACAACTCACATGGTTCAGGGCAGACCCTGAAATGATATGGTGTTCACCGGATAATCATGCTGAAATTCTTAAAAATATTAAAGATTTTATTTGA
- a CDS encoding bifunctional metallophosphatase/5'-nucleotidase: MPAIYIDLDDVIADTTCRYVEIVEREFGRIVDFESITTFDLKKSFSLTDHEFDYFFRLVHEPEIILELKPFEGVLDELNKWAGLGYEISVITGRLTSTYESSLEWLSRYKVPFDSFIMVDKYSRAVVDRNIAISLDRFSEMEFIIAVEDSLDMARFINQRMNTKVILFDRPWNRYAGYLPGIRRCKAWDEIGMLNPFPALYTSK, encoded by the coding sequence TTGCCGGCCATTTACATAGATCTGGATGATGTTATAGCTGATACCACATGCCGCTACGTGGAGATAGTAGAGCGGGAGTTTGGCAGAATAGTTGATTTTGAAAGCATAACCACATTTGATCTGAAAAAATCCTTTTCACTAACTGATCATGAGTTTGACTATTTTTTCCGGCTTGTTCATGAGCCTGAAATTATCCTGGAGCTTAAACCTTTTGAAGGAGTGCTGGATGAGCTTAATAAATGGGCAGGGCTGGGGTATGAGATATCAGTTATAACAGGCAGGCTTACATCAACCTATGAATCAAGCCTGGAATGGCTCTCGCGATATAAGGTGCCCTTTGATTCATTCATAATGGTTGATAAGTACTCAAGAGCTGTTGTAGATAGAAATATCGCTATTTCACTTGATCGTTTCTCTGAAATGGAGTTTATCATTGCAGTTGAGGATTCTCTTGATATGGCCAGGTTTATAAATCAGAGAATGAACACAAAAGTCATTCTCTTTGACAGGCCATGGAACAGATACGCGGGGTATCTGCCCGGTATAAGAAGATGCAAGGCATGGGATGAGATTGGTATGCTGAATCCATTTCCGGCTCTTTATACTTCAAAGTAA
- a CDS encoding outer membrane lipoprotein carrier protein LolA, producing the protein MANLKYTKLITVISLILFTVLISPVTGAETKVSQVLDRILETHRPYSAGMSVPYRRKILTRSMAMLDDMGSDIASGTFFFKEPDMLKVEQKEPVIEYVISNGKKIWFYEPEKKTVSKIDSIGRSLSIISMIFTGLKNPEETFNVSILEPDGADYYELTLIPDETWEEIDNIKILVSKKDYIINRIEIIDITGNLTRFKLGAFEQKKGLEAGFFEFAVPDGVRVIEEE; encoded by the coding sequence ATGGCAAATTTAAAATATACAAAATTAATAACTGTAATTTCACTAATTCTTTTTACTGTGCTGATTTCACCTGTAACAGGCGCAGAGACAAAGGTCAGCCAGGTTCTGGACAGGATTCTTGAAACACACAGGCCATATTCAGCCGGCATGTCCGTTCCATACCGGCGGAAGATACTTACCAGGTCTATGGCAATGCTTGATGACATGGGCTCTGATATTGCGTCAGGCACCTTCTTTTTTAAAGAGCCTGATATGCTAAAGGTAGAACAGAAAGAGCCTGTTATAGAGTATGTCATATCAAATGGAAAAAAAATCTGGTTCTATGAACCTGAAAAGAAGACTGTATCAAAGATAGATAGTATAGGGAGATCTTTATCCATAATCAGCATGATCTTTACAGGGCTAAAAAATCCTGAGGAGACCTTTAATGTCTCCATCCTTGAACCGGATGGGGCGGACTACTATGAACTTACCCTGATCCCTGATGAAACATGGGAAGAGATAGATAATATCAAGATACTTGTTTCAAAAAAGGATTACATTATTAATCGTATAGAGATAATTGATATCACGGGCAACCTTACCAGGTTCAAGCTCGGTGCATTTGAACAGAAGAAAGGGCTTGAGGCCGGTTTCTTTGAGTTTGCTGTGCCGGATGGTGTCAGGGTGATAGAAGAAGAATAA